GTTCTTTGTCCATATGGCTTGTCTTGGTATCTTCGTGTGGTCCATTGGCGAAGGCGTCCTCCCGGTTTGATTTCTAGCGGCAGATCTGATTGATTAGACTACAAATACCCAACTATGGCTGGCCTGGTTTCCAACAATGAAGGTTGTTTCTGATTGGCGGTTACTTGTCACTTCCAAGATAGACTAATAATAGTACACGACTGATAAGTTACACCGCCTAGCGACTCCAAGTGCACGGACCTTGAGATAATCTCACTCTTCCCCGAGCTAAGTCGATTTGCTTAACCAATAGTCATAACAGAAACTAGCAAGCTCATTAGACTCGTGAGACTGTCCTATTCAGAACCAAGCCGAAGGTTCGTGTTGTCGTTATGCTAGGTAATAATGTTAAACTAGCAGTCTAAGTATGATGACTTGTTGAATCAACTTGAGAATcatgaagatatatattttccgaCGAGCCCTAACAACCACCTCATCACAACCCTCGAAAAGCAGCACTACTATAGAACTTGGAAGGAGTCAATTCATCTAAACAAATGTGAAATACTAACATTAGATAgtacaataataattatccGCATACCTATCACTAAAGAAACTGCGATGACCACGTTACTGCGTAGATTGATCAACATCCCCCAAAGACAAGCCAACGAGTCAGGTCCACTCCGGGCGGAACAAAGGAGTGCCTCAGCCTCAGAGTCAATCAATACCCGACGGTCAGCCTTACCACCCCCAATAATTTACGGGCCAACGGCACCACCCGCACATACGTTAGCATCCGTTTATTATGGATTATGGAAATCATCCGTCCCACGCGGGGATTTACTGGTCGTAACATGGGGGCCGTCTTAGCATTCGTATTCCCACGCATTTCTTTTAGAGGTTTGCTTGGGGGCGAAAGTGTCGTGGCATAGCGTGTTGGGAAACACTTCTTAGAAAAGAGCCTCAGAGAACGCCCGAGCCTCTGCTAGGGGAATGATACCTTGGAAGTTAGTTCAACTGGCAACCAACAACTGGATCCATACTTCGTATACGTGCGATGATCGACGTCCTCTATGCCTGGAGTAGCTTGGACCGTGCATTAGTGGGTGTCAGATTGCTGACAGGAGATTCCGTTCCCCGACTCTTCTTAGGTAAGACTTTCATTCCACGGAATTTTCCACTGATCGTCTCTTGATTTCCCCGAGAAGCTCGGTTCAAGAGTTGTTGATCATGTTGGAAGATTTTTGTTCCATTTCTTATCTCATTATCAGAACATGTATCCAACGCATTTTCCATGGTAAGTCCGGTCTAATGGTGAGTACAACAAAATCAAAAAGGTATCTCTTCCGATGAGTGGGTCTAGCCTTTCATGACACTCGGTTCTGAGCTGTCATTCactcatccccttcccacaGACAACCTGCAAGGCTGATAAGCAAAACCAAAATAATTaacccaaacccaagccAGACCCAAGCCAAGCACAGCCAAGCCTAAGCCTAATATCCGTAAGTAAGAACGCAAGGAAGCAAACAAACTCTTCCACGTAAACCAGCTCATCACATCACGCCCGGTCACACCCTCCACCCAATCCCCAGCCTTCAGCCGCATCCAAAGAAAATAATCTAATCTAAGCCCCCTTACCGCCGCGACTCCACTTGGCCAACGCCCACTCCCTAGCCCCCAAAATCAATCCCGGGTGGAAGAATGTCAACAACCCACAAGCCAGCACCATCATGGCTCCCTCCAGTACCATAAACGTAATCTCCTCATTGGCCAACTCgccgccaaatccaccctgTAGCTCAGCACACCGGAACACACTCCGCACAAAGATGAACAGGACGGCCAGAGACAGGGAGACAATAAACCAGGGCTCGAAGGACCGCTGGGCGCGGAGGGAGTCAAACGCCGGGTTGAGCGGGACTCCTTTGCGGCTAGCACGGTTCACACGTAGATAGAAATCCAGAGCCAGGCACGAGAAGATGAACAGAGACACCACCTGCCATGCAAGGCCACCGACCATGACGTGCACGCCCTGATCCTGCATGGACGAGTAGGCGTCGGCGATGGAGGCGACAGCACCACCCACggcttgcagcagcagggcgatgatgtcgaacGTGATGAAAATGTAGGTGTAGACCTGGGGGCGGAAGCGGGCATGCTCAGCACCGTAGATTGTGATGATCCGCGAGAGGGTCAGATAGATGGCTGCGGAGATAAAGGCCGGTGCGATGGTGAGAGGAACAAGGTACCTGTCATTGTTGTTAGTTTTCATGTTTAGGCTGAGTTATCGTCGAGGGAAACTCACATCAAAAACCACGAGAATTCGAACATCGAGTAGCGGAGGAGAATGCGTCCGACATAGCCCAAGACTTCAAGAATCAATCCAAGGGTCATGCCGATCATGTATCCACGCGTCTTGCGCTGAATGCCAAAGAAAAGCTGCAGCACGAGGAACAGGCCGAAGAGAGCTGCGTAGAGGACATTGCCCGCCAGGTTCGGGTAGTATCGCACCCAAGACAGCTGCTCGCCGTCCAGGACGAGAGGACAGGTGCATTTCGTACACAATGAGGTATCATTGAGTAGAGTCTGATTGAAGGTAGCGAGCGTGACATTGCTCCAATCGGTGGTGCAGTTAGTCATGGTGAGTGATGGGGTATGTGGATatgagaagggaaaagaaaattcgTTGTGGAGATTGGGGGAAAAGGCaccaggaaggaagaaaagcgagCTAAAAGACAACCAGATAAGCTTAAGAGAAGTAAGAAGTAAGAATTGAGAGTAAGAAACAGTGGACAGAGGATGCTGAGAACAGTGTGAGAGGTTGATCTGATGTTGGGGCCGAAACTGCTTACTATATAGGCTGAAACTGTATAGTAAGCAAATCCTGCGACAGGGGTATGTTACCACAGCCACTCTTGGGCGTCTAAAACGCAACAAAGAAAACAGGCATCGAATTTCTAAAATAGGCATCAAAATTCATAACAAATAGTAAACCACAGCCTCATGCTCTTCACTGCAGGGGCCGTAGGCTAACCTGATTAAACAATCATAATAAGCCTTACTGCTAAGCCCCACGTGGTGTGAATACCGCCGTAGTCGAGTATACAGCCCTAGGCTACGATATAACCCAGAGGCGGAGTAGCTTCAGGTATCCTAACTTTAGAATTCTACATTCACCTTTCCGTAAAACGCTGCCAAACTGTTGCTGCCTGAATCCTACTATCGTTAATCGACCGACCGCTTTTTGCCCTAACACCTAGACCTCCACTTTCTATCACCATGTATACTCAAGCCACTTCTACTATCCTTGTCGAGAACGTCGGCGTCTCCCATCGCGAGAACCCCGATACTGAAATCGCTGCTCTGATCAACGCTGCCTGGAGCATCGTGGTAGGGCAGTATACGGGGCAGGAAGACACTCGCTTCATCACAGCCACTACGTCGGGAGAGGCCGACGATCTTGAATCCACCTACCAAATCTGCAACGCACAGCTCGACGGCGCAACAACAATTTCCGACTTCATCCAACAAACACACCAAGCGACGAAGGAGCTGGCCTCCGACCAGGTCCCTTTGGCTCCTTCACGAAATGAAACTGCTACCTCGCCATTCCTACAATCCATCACGACCCTCACCTCCAACAAGACCTACCTcaactcctcctctcccagccATCTTGACGCTACGGGCGCGCTAATTGAGCTCGTGGCTATCCCTCTGCCATTTGACAAGCTCGAATTTGTGGTGCGTTTTGCACCAAACACAATCGACCATGAACGAGCCGATCACCTCGCGGCTGCCTTTGCGCACGTTCTTAATTTGATCAACAACCCCGACCGGCGTCACGACCGCTTAGACGCCGTCGATCTAGTCAGTGACTACGACAAGGCAAAGCTTTGGACCTGGAATAGCGTCCAGCTGCCAGAGACGGTCGAATCATGcgtccatctcctcttccgtcAGCGCGCGCAGGAGGAGCCGGACATGCTCGCCGTGGACGCCTGGGACGGCCGCTTCACGTATGGCGAGCTGGACGCTATTTCCGATCGCATCGCAGTCTGGCTAGCCCAAGAAGAGGGAATCCGACCGGAATCTATTGTCCCCCTGTGCTTTGAGAAGAGCCGCTGGGCCATTGCGGCCCTTTTGGGTGTAATCAAAGCAGGGGGTGCTATTGTGTTTATTGACCCAGCTAACCCAGTCAGCCGCAGGCAAGATATCATGGAACAAATCGAAGGTAAGTGGGTGCTGAGCTCCAAGAGCCAGGCCGAAACGtgggaaaaggaaatggGCGTGCGAGCTATCGTCGTTGACGAACAATTCGTTGCCTCCCTCCCCGTCGATGATCAGATCCTCGAGTCCAGCGTTACCCCTAACAATCTCCTCTACCTCATCTTTACTTCAGGAAGCACAGGAAAGCCGAAAGGCTGTCTCATCCCGCACAAGGCATTCATCTCGGGTGCCCTCGTACACGCCTCTCTATCCAACCTCTCTCGCGGGAGTCGAGTCTTGCAGCTCGCCTCGTACAGTTTCGATGTGAGTATGCTGGAGATCATGACTTCGCTTATCTCGGGTGCATGTGTATGCACTCCAGACATGGCTAGCATGGCCCAGGGTCTCCAGCCCATCTTCGACAAATTCGACATCACATGGTCCTTTTTGACGCCGTCGCTCGTCAAGCTACTGCGACCCGAGATGGTTCCCAAGCTCAAAACCCTCGCCCTTGGTGGTGAGCCACTCAGCAAAGTCGACATCGAGACATGGGCACCACACGTGCAACTTATCAACGGGTACGGTCCGTCCGAATGTTCCGTTGCCGCTGCGG
The window above is part of the Aspergillus luchuensis IFO 4308 DNA, chromosome 8, nearly complete sequence genome. Proteins encoded here:
- a CDS encoding RTA1 domain-containing protein (COG:S;~EggNog:ENOG410PJXJ;~InterPro:IPR007568;~PFAM:PF04479;~TransMembrane:7 (o54-72i79-99o111-132i153-174o194-213i241-259o279-305i);~antiSMASH:Cluster_8.17;~go_component: GO:0016021 - integral component of membrane [Evidence IEA]), which encodes MTNCTTDWSNVTLATFNQTLLNDTSLCTKCTCPLVLDGEQLSWVRYYPNLAGNVLYAALFGLFLVLQLFFGIQRKTRGYMIGMTLGLILEVLGYVGRILLRYSMFEFSWFLMYLVPLTIAPAFISAAIYLTLSRIITIYGAEHARFRPQVYTYIFITFDIIALLLQAVGGAVASIADAYSSMQDQGVHVMVGGLAWQVVSLFIFSCLALDFYLRVNRASRKGVPLNPAFDSLRAQRSFEPWFIVSLSLAVLFIFVRSVFRCAELQGGFGGELANEEITFMVLEGAMMVLACGLLTFFHPGLILGAREWALAKWSRGGKGA